The DNA sequence CTTGTTACCCTCATCACAGATCACAGCTGCACCCATAACCATTACAATGTCAACATTGGTATATCTCCCTTTCCTGTAGAATTGATGTGTACTGTAATTTGAGTGAAACTCACTGTACCTGCTAGGGCTGCTGGACACTGATGATGTAGGTTTCTGATTGGATGTCAGAACATCTGAGGGGTTTGTCTCCAGACCTTTCCTAAGAACAGGAGCCTTGCCTTCTTTCAGTATAATCCCAGGCCCATCTCGCCCCAGTGTGAGTGATGGAGCCCAGACCTCCAGGGGAGGGGGACCAGGCCGGGTactggagggaggctggctacCCGAGGGCAGGGAGGTGGTTCTGGGCCGTGGTGGAGGGGAATCAGGCTGGGTCAGGAACCGCACTGACTTAGTGGGCTGAGGGATACAACACACAAACAATGTTGGCATTATGATACAGTAGTGGAATAGGAATAAAGATGATTGATGCTGGATATAAAAGACAGTGGCAGTCAGCATTTGCTAAGTGAAAGAGTTCATGTTAAGAGAAAATTTCACAATAAAGACAATCTGAAATAGAAGTCAAAGTAGACATGAAGTCAGTCAACTATCCCTCCAAGCtacttttacatttactttgtatatttttttatttaacctttatttaactaggcaagcaagttaagaacaattctcatttacaatgatggcctaccccggtcaaacccagacgatgctgcgccaactgtgcgccgcccaatcatggccggttatgatacagcctgtaatcgaaccagggtgtccatagtgacgcctcaagtactgagatgcagtgccttagaccgctgtgccactacTTAATAATACCTAGACGGCAGGTGTGTTACCTTCTCTGTGTTGTTCTTGAGGGCGTCTGGTCTCACTAGGATGGAGTTGATGGACTGCTGACCATTCGATGCTGCTTGCCTTGTCTCCAACACCTTCCTATCAAACGTCTCTCTGGCAGCCGTGTCCCTGTCCTTCATAAAACCACCACTAGAGGGTGCTGGACATTCAGACATCCAGGCCAGAGATCTGTTGTGATTGGGCAGGATGCTCATGTGTTGTTTCTTCCTGAGCAGAGCAGGGGAGTAGCCAGGGGCCTGAATATGGCTAAAGTTCTGGCTGTGAGAATGGGATTGAGAATGGGGCTGAAGGCCTGAGGTGGCGCTGGTAGTGTGAGGGTAGTGGTTACAGCGCTGGGATGAGCTCTGACTGTGGGTCTGGGATTGAAGGGCTGAGCTGGAAGAGATGGTGGTGTGGGGGTAGTGGTTTCCCCGCTGAGATGAGCCTGAGGGGACATTAAAAAGACTTTGAAATCACTCAAAATGGATCCTTGTCAAATCAATCTAATTTCCACTGCACTGTTCTGGGTTCCATATTGTGATTATCAGACATATACAAACTAGAACAGAGAAGTCTTCACAGGTTTACTATCTGACTTAAATACTGCATAATGTTAGGATAATAACCAACCATTGAAAATGGAACTTTGTTGAGTTATGAACTTCCGCCACTCTCACCTCTGTGTGAACTATGGAAGACCCTCCTCACTGTGTCCCATCCCTCCGAGCCCACCCCGTGCCGGGACTTCCTGGTGGCGCCGCCTGATGACGTCACAGGCTGCGTGGCCATGGAGGCGGACTGCAGCGGAACCCGTTGTCCCGTAGAATAGGTGGTTTCATCGGAGTTGACCCTGTGGAGAGCTAGAACCACCGCTGGGGTCTTGGAGGACGAGGAGGTTCTTCTTCCAGGGACTGTACCGGGGCCTGCCGTCACTGCCTTGGACTCCAAGAGCCTGGCAGAGGTTCTGTGGCAGACAGGAAATAGATAGATATTGCTGTCAAAATCAATAAATGAGGTGTCCATGACACAAATGAAAGTCAAAGAGATGGAACCACTGTAGGAGAGTAGTCAATAATGACACACACATTGTCTAACAGAAAGGCTGATCCTCTCAATGATTGTATAAAACCACAACATTACAATCCCAATAACAATTGCCACTTGTTTCTCACGGTCCGCCTAATGAAACCGGTAGAAATGGCTCTCCCACTTACCTGAGGACAGGTGTGACGTAGTTGCCGGGCAGAATGCCCACTTACCTGAGGACTGGGGTGACGTAGTTGCCGGGCAGAATGCCCACTTACCTGAGGACAGGTGTGACGTAGTTGCCGGGCAGAATGCCTACTTTGCCCGTCCGTAGAGAGAGGCCTCGGAGCCAGCCCTCCTTAAACTTCCcatacacccccaccatctccccCTTCCTCAGCTCCAGTTCCTCAGAACGACAGGGCTTGTAGGAGTACAGAGCAGCACACCTGAAGAACAGATTACATGTTACCACAATCTCACATAGATGACAAATTCTCTATCATCacttgtgcttctacacctgcactggttgctgtttggggttttaggctgggtttctgtacagcactttgagacatcagctgatgttacTCAGTGTTACTCCAGTGTTATTCACAACGCTGATGGAGTCCCTAGGTGGCGGACTGCTTGGTGTCAGCGGAGGCTGTTACTCATATGTTACTACAAAGCTATTACTATGTTACTAACATGTTACTCACACACTGATGGAGAGCTGCTGAGTGGAGGACTGTTTGGTGTccgaggagacggaggaggactGGGGGTTGATCAGAGCCATGGTGATGGTGGGAGGAGCTTCACCACTACTCATCTTCCTCACACcctatagacagagaggaggaagaagaccagGATGTAAATATGTATACTGCCATAGAGTGTTCTTCCTCTCAACCCTATATAGAGAGGAAGACCAAGATATCAAACAGTAAAGTCGGAGATGATATCATGTAAACTGACCTGTTAAAGACCGAATAAGAATAAGATATTCTCATGTTAAATGTGAAAGGACATTTACGTGGTATCAATGAGAAATAAAGCAGACAAAGAAGGAATGCTAGAAAGAgataaaatgagagagaaagaaacaggaaGATATATGGCCTTAAACCTGTTTGATTTAAAATAAGGATATGAATGAAGCTAATATGGGAAATCCCTTTGAATTCAATCACTCCGACAGCATCCTTAgagtgctgggccagtaaccaaaaggttgctggatcgaatcccgagctgacaaggtaaaaatctgttgttcggcccctgagcaaggcagttaacccactgttcctcgggcGCCGAAGACATGGATGTGATGAGAGGGTTGGTTTAAATACAGAAGACACATTtgagttgaaggcattcagttgtacaactgcctaggtaccccctttcccttcctaTTTAAACACAATATCCATCTGTTTGCCCTTGGATGAAGTGGTTAGAAAGTTACTTTTTCAAAAGATTcgaaaatatattaaaaaaatacagtCTGCTTTGGCTACTTCTTCTTTGCAAGCATGTCATGCAGGAGACTGTGGCTGATTTTGTAGCTACTGTATAGCAGGGTCCCAAATGACTTCCTGTTTCCTACATAGGGCAGAACTTTTGATcagaaccgtgtgtgtgtgtgtgttacacaggctgttttcacaataactagagagagagttgTTACCCCTCAAACACCCGGAGGGTAACACTACCGCTTCAATAATGTTGTCTAGCACCATGTATTAAACTGTTCCATGTCTGATTGCTGTACGGTAATCACAATCTCAATTATTAAAATGAATGTCCTGCCTCCTATCACCTTGATGACGGCCATGTTACCACTGCCTCCTCCAATAGATTCCTGGTCTAAACTGGACTCTGCCATAAAGAAGTTCATTTGTAGGAGAACGAAACCACAGATGAAATATGCAACACTACAGAGAACAAAAGCATAAGGTGAACTTGCAGTTAGTTCCAAACCTGACATTTTAACACCCATCATTCAAATGAATTTCCTGAAGCCCTGGTTGAACCCCAGATGGCTTCTGTTCCTTGGCGTCCTATAGGAGAGTCAATAGTTTCTCCAATAAGATTTCAATATTTATTATCATTTGAAttgactctttaaaaaaaaagtgcatTATTGTTTGGATCCATTATAGCACACTCGGTAAACGTGTGGAAAGCTACAGAGAAGCAGATGAGTTCTAGATCTTAATTCATACTCTCCAATATGGCGtatgtgagcggaccaagtaattgggtGTCACTCTAAAgcggaaggtggaataaacgagtcaggagtaggttttcttgattgaacacagttctctactgagggcatttggtcaacacaaacactctaacataatcaatgaaaatcttccaaggaaaaacatacatcttcttctccagatgaaacaggaacacaataggattatctttaaactacaacaaaagtcacgggattgtcaccgtcttagtggttcttcctggatagctcctctctctcggtggccatcttccagagatagtttccccctctctgctggttccattctctctcttataggggaaggagagtatgtcattgttacgttccccagtttatgtgttgtagtttgtgtatttgcatgtgttttatttcaggtaatggcttcctgaaatccctcaagcagctgattggtcgactccagggctaattggagtgctgaccccgccccctcgtcaagacacagctgtctccaattacccattccttctgaagctatataaaagccagtgttctgttcaggagagagagatttggaggtagggattgctgagagagattttgctagagagattttgctaggattttgctgaggtcattgcagaacgattgtttgtgatagagatttgctagagattttgctagaggttgattttgctgggagttaATTGCTGAGAGctggtatgttctgtgagtttgttgctcaggtagagtttatttgatgtcctttgtttcttagtttgtttgtgaaattgtttaatattctgtttcatttgttctcaggggggaaggcaccttgggagtgtttaggcaagaggcccgcgggcatacatatacccgtagtatattcactgtctaggcacactaggtaagacctgggcggaccaccccctgtattttggttagggcaccaggtggtgctaaattaggtaaaagtggttaggcaggtaagataggagagggggggggctttgagatttactttctttgctttggttccgtccagccccttttccccatattacagtgtaaaggaataaagtccttgtaaacggtaccacattctgtctgttgtcattcttactcgcacctacagtccatacctttttcacttcacggagagtttagttgtagtagggtgttgcgttccctcttcatagaggcgtgcgtaacagtcATTAGTatcgtcagctgtgcttaattgcctctggttaccttgtctcccatgccttgttgggctactatccatgagcccagcctgccctctggtggtccttccacacaTAATAAAGAATTCTTAGCACGTAAGAAACTATTTATATCAGATCCTTGGTCTAAGGGTATTTATACTTTCAAAGACATATTCATATTATGTGAATAGACTCCTCAGTTTCCAGGAAATCTGCCAGTGTTGTAATGTCCCATGTTCATCATTTAGTCTTCAACTTCAACTCTGTCTGTCCACGCCAGCCTGTGATATCCCCTGGGGGGCAGAGCTAGCAGTACACCCATTAGTCAAACTTCTAACGGACAGACGCCACTCAAAAGGAGTTGtttctgacatctacagtcagtTAATTCTAGCAGCACAAAAACCATGAACTCTATTGGAAAAAGATTTTACACTTGCTGACAGACTAATTGGGAGGCAGTACAGGGGAAAAAATGTTGGATCATCTAGAAATCCCAATCACCAATTAATGAattttaaaatataaaaaaatcacTTAAAAAGACATCAGATGGTATTAATCCATCACCATTATGTGATTTCTGGGGCCCTTGGCATTTTTCAGCCTGTCCTGTGGAAATGCCCAGGTGGGGTTGAATTCTGGGGGAAAGTCAACGATGTAACGTCTGTACTTATAGATAAATGAATGCCATTATATCCAACCTGTttttaagcttttaaattatatccATCTATCTTTCCCAGTGCTGACGACATGGCCATCTCATAGTGCCGTACACAAAACGGGTCAACTTTCAGCACCTTCACCCCtggaatgttttggcattcaggtcaacaACAAAAAGTAACTTTTCAGCACTTCTAcaaatatgtatggaaggtttGGTTCAAATCAAAAAAGGGGATTTACCCCATACTGTAGATACCAGGGGAGGAAGTAGCAACCTTCAggcccaaatggtaccctattccctatataatgcactacttgtcaaaagtagtgcactatataggtagcCATTTGGGCCTCACATCAGTGTTTGGTAAAAATTGTTATTTCATGATGGGAACAGCAAAAAAATGCTGATGCTGATGCTCTTAGCCAGCAGAGCTCATTTCTGCCCTTGTCTAGTCTCTTCACTATGAATATAGATTCATTTCCTATGAAATGCAGTAATGAGGAACTCTGAACAAGACACAGTGTGCCTAGTCTGCCTAGCGTGCTACAGAACGGACCTTTCAACTAGAAATCTCCACTTCAATAGAACTACAGAGAGC is a window from the Oncorhynchus clarkii lewisi isolate Uvic-CL-2024 chromosome 14, UVic_Ocla_1.0, whole genome shotgun sequence genome containing:
- the LOC139366528 gene encoding E3 ubiquitin-protein ligase SH3RF2-like; this translates as MRTHSHTEAEPCTHSKMEELAVLDVLTCPLCLERLDVSAKVLPCQDTPWKPSLHQQENSRPGAKIALHCPECHTLVQARSVEELPPNLLVRLLKGLNQGSMEPGRDRNKPSVRYMETSARGREAQQQHQKQQQQNPQSDQQHRERQHGNNEPFTEAAAKLLEGKTWEGSDSSAESRPGIGSESGFSNSGTGDSTNPDRATCFGATQSPTKTSNISALNPPTTTQGKQQQANSSTLYQSNQTQPSNINGLYQSTQAQQPANINSGYQPTQGRGQPPSVSALNSLNHQVQQSQLSQPSAPPPNHSSSHRSGVTSQRVKRNSVRTGRHLSQQGVRKMSSGEAPPTITMALINPQSSSVSSDTKQSSTQQLSISVCAALYSYKPCRSEELELRKGEMVGVYGKFKEGWLRGLSLRTGKVGILPGNYVTPVLRTSARLLESKAVTAGPGTVPGRRTSSSSKTPAVVLALHRVNSDETTYSTGQRVPLQSASMATQPVTSSGGATRKSRHGVGSEGWDTVRRVFHSSHRGSSQRGNHYPHTTISSSSALQSQTHSQSSSQRCNHYPHTTSATSGLQPHSQSHSHSQNFSHIQAPGYSPALLRKKQHMSILPNHNRSLAWMSECPAPSSGGFMKDRDTAARETFDRKVLETRQAASNGQQSINSILVRPDALKNNTEKPTKSVRFLTQPDSPPPRPRTTSLPSGSQPPSSTRPGPPPLEVWAPSLTLGRDGPGIILKEGKAPVLRKGLETNPSDVLTSNQKPTSSVSSSPSRHRVAASYQAQTESEMSLMQGEPVLLHRHRPDGRVLLTQESSGHTGLFHSSVLQFLDRFS